From Psychroflexus torquis ATCC 700755, the proteins below share one genomic window:
- a CDS encoding MBL fold metallo-hydrolase, giving the protein MTYHHLRNATAVIETETKHILVDPMLGEVGSIETFTSKRFPPFRNPLVALPEQASDVLDKTTHALITHQHADHIDEAGIDFLKERQIPITCSKLDADALKSKGLHVVQELEYNKAVSFLGGTIQGTSATHGYGKVAELMGNVMGFYIELPNEPSLYLSSDTIYTQEVKDIVFKKEPDVSVIPCGSAQLDEHDPILMTMVDIIKFVEESKGQVICNHLEALNHCPTQRKDLKNNISLDTLWIPEDGAKKEYT; this is encoded by the coding sequence ATGACATATCATCACCTTAGAAATGCTACTGCTGTTATCGAAACAGAAACTAAGCATATCTTAGTAGATCCTATGCTTGGCGAAGTGGGAAGCATAGAAACATTCACTTCTAAACGCTTTCCGCCTTTTAGGAATCCTTTAGTCGCTTTACCAGAACAAGCCTCAGACGTATTAGATAAAACCACGCATGCCTTGATTACTCACCAACATGCAGACCACATAGATGAAGCTGGAATCGATTTCTTAAAAGAAAGACAAATCCCTATAACTTGCAGTAAGTTGGATGCGGATGCTCTAAAGTCCAAAGGTTTACATGTCGTCCAAGAATTGGAGTATAACAAAGCCGTTTCTTTTTTGGGAGGAACTATACAAGGCACTTCTGCGACTCATGGTTATGGTAAAGTAGCTGAATTAATGGGTAACGTGATGGGATTTTATATAGAATTGCCGAATGAACCTAGTCTATATTTAAGTTCTGATACAATTTACACCCAAGAGGTTAAGGACATTGTGTTCAAAAAAGAACCTGATGTAAGTGTGATCCCCTGCGGGTCTGCTCAACTCGATGAGCACGACCCAATTTTGATGACTATGGTAGATATTATAAAATTTGTGGAGGAAAGTAAAGGTCAAGTGATTTGTAACCATTTGGAAGCTCTAAATCATTGCCCTACTCAGCGAAAGGATCTTAAAAATAATATCTCTTTGGATACCTTATGGATTCCTGAAGATGGAGCGAAAAAAGAGTATACTTAA
- a CDS encoding IS4-like element ISPto3 family transposase — protein sequence MLQHEYIAKVQEIKGKFNKVWFNSDYLRAHLNILGFNRIKKQFSWCKKAGFSFEDLIATLLILPLIGINSIYGLTTDKDPELNKCGKDSYYRILANQKINWRAFLAQFVKQYLLKDELFTPSADPTRCLIFDDTDLSKTGKTIEGVSKIYNHVSKTYYLGFKLLVAGYWNGSVFIPIDFSLHRESKTSRLKYGLTAKQRKAQKKTPRCSKTVAAKRYRELNKKKTDLVVQMFSRVVKRKIPVDYILIDTWFTSVGLLKKLRSICSSTHIIGMYKYNSKIEVRSKVKTLAQLKKQKAKPKRCRKFNYYYHHYIAEIDGLKVALFISKRGKNGKWHTLITTDTSLKFVKAIEVYSIRWSIEVFFKEAKQLFGLGKCQSTNFDVQIAQITIAMTQYLLTSIRYRMEAYETIGGLFKDLKQDYIENKLNIRILAVVNLILTNLEKLVESIDIELITSKIIEDIESYGFLTNTHSFNHQGVK from the coding sequence ATGCTACAACACGAATATATTGCAAAAGTTCAAGAAATAAAAGGGAAGTTTAATAAGGTTTGGTTTAATTCAGACTATTTACGGGCACATCTAAATATTTTAGGCTTCAATAGAATAAAAAAACAATTCAGTTGGTGCAAAAAGGCGGGTTTTTCATTTGAGGATTTGATCGCTACACTCTTGATTTTGCCCCTTATTGGAATTAATTCTATTTATGGACTTACAACTGACAAAGATCCAGAACTTAATAAATGTGGAAAAGATTCATACTATCGAATCTTGGCAAATCAAAAAATTAATTGGAGAGCTTTTTTGGCCCAGTTTGTAAAGCAATATCTATTGAAAGATGAACTCTTCACCCCCTCAGCAGACCCTACAAGATGCTTGATCTTTGATGATACTGATCTTTCAAAAACAGGAAAGACTATTGAAGGAGTCTCAAAGATCTACAACCATGTGTCAAAGACCTACTATTTAGGTTTCAAGCTACTTGTGGCTGGGTATTGGAATGGAAGTGTTTTTATCCCCATTGATTTTAGTCTGCACCGTGAGAGCAAAACATCAAGATTAAAATATGGTCTAACCGCAAAGCAGCGTAAGGCCCAAAAGAAGACACCAAGATGTAGTAAAACAGTTGCGGCAAAGAGGTATAGGGAACTCAATAAAAAGAAAACAGACCTAGTAGTGCAAATGTTTTCCAGGGTTGTAAAGCGTAAAATTCCTGTAGACTATATTTTAATAGATACCTGGTTTACAAGTGTGGGATTACTTAAAAAGTTACGAAGTATTTGCAGTTCGACCCATATTATTGGGATGTATAAATACAATAGTAAAATTGAAGTCAGATCAAAGGTCAAAACTTTAGCACAACTTAAAAAACAGAAAGCAAAGCCCAAGCGCTGTCGTAAATTCAATTACTACTACCATCATTACATAGCTGAAATTGATGGGCTCAAGGTTGCTCTCTTTATTTCAAAGCGTGGGAAGAACGGCAAATGGCACACCTTAATAACCACTGATACATCACTCAAATTTGTAAAAGCAATTGAAGTATATAGTATTCGATGGTCAATTGAAGTCTTTTTTAAAGAAGCCAAGCAGCTCTTTGGTCTTGGAAAGTGTCAGTCTACCAATTTTGATGTCCAGATTGCACAAATAACAATTGCAATGACCCAATATCTGCTTACAAGTATTCGGTACAGAATGGAGGCTTATGAAACCATAGGCGGATTATTTAAAGATTTAAAACAGGATTATATTGAAAATAAGCTGAATATCAGAATATTGGCAGTTGTCAACTTAATTTTAACCAATTTGGAAAAACTAGTAGAATCAATTGATATTGAACTTATTACATCCAAAATAATAGAGGATATTGAGAGTTATGGGTTTCTAACAAATACCCATAGCTTTAATCATCAGGGTGTTAAGTGA
- a CDS encoding GNAT family N-acetyltransferase, with amino-acid sequence MRNLSIKPFSSSEVESLEELSQKTFKESHGHSATEIDVQNYVDYHFNTHTLSKDLDDSTIYFNKILFDDQLAGYSKLIVDKPHPLSDISPIAKFERLYLLKDFYGLGLGKELLKHNIEIARTHQQKALWIFVWTENENGLKFYKKNDFKIIGTHNFKISDQHSNPNFVMLKLL; translated from the coding sequence GTGCGAAACTTGAGTATAAAACCTTTTAGTTCCTCTGAAGTTGAATCCCTCGAAGAGTTGAGCCAGAAGACCTTTAAAGAATCCCATGGACATAGTGCTACTGAAATAGATGTCCAAAACTATGTTGATTATCACTTCAACACCCACACTTTATCAAAAGATCTTGATGACTCCACTATCTACTTCAATAAAATACTTTTTGACGACCAACTGGCTGGATATTCCAAATTAATAGTAGACAAACCTCATCCTCTTTCCGATATATCGCCAATAGCTAAATTTGAAAGGCTTTATCTTTTAAAAGATTTTTACGGACTTGGTCTTGGCAAAGAGCTTCTAAAACACAATATAGAAATCGCTAGAACACATCAACAAAAAGCCCTTTGGATATTTGTATGGACTGAAAATGAAAACGGACTTAAGTTTTATAAAAAAAATGATTTTAAAATTATTGGCACTCACAACTTCAAAATAAGTGACCAACATTCCAATCCCAATTTTGTAATGTTGAAATTATTATAA
- a CDS encoding NADPH-dependent FMN reductase, producing the protein MKVLGISGSASRYSSNYYLLKAIQSYAEGEHTMSVYDLLPNFELFTPDKLKNGVPQNILTFKTQVIDADAIIICTPEYTHNIPAVLKNMIEWCTASGEFAHKRILPITFTPIAPRGEFAMSSLLMSLQTMDAKVVSQLPLYKTDVDIEHQQIELSEDVRDLVGAALELF; encoded by the coding sequence ATGAAAGTACTTGGTATTTCAGGCTCGGCTAGTCGGTATAGTAGTAATTACTATCTTCTTAAAGCGATACAAAGTTACGCTGAAGGTGAGCATACTATGAGCGTTTACGATCTCCTACCAAACTTTGAATTGTTTACCCCTGATAAACTTAAAAACGGAGTCCCTCAAAACATTTTAACATTCAAAACCCAAGTAATAGATGCTGATGCTATCATTATTTGCACACCAGAATACACCCATAATATCCCAGCTGTTTTAAAAAATATGATAGAATGGTGTACCGCTTCTGGTGAATTTGCTCATAAGAGAATCTTGCCCATTACCTTTACACCTATTGCTCCTAGAGGTGAATTTGCGATGTCCTCTTTACTGATGTCGTTACAAACTATGGATGCTAAAGTCGTTTCTCAACTTCCGCTTTATAAAACCGATGTGGATATAGAGCACCAGCAGATTGAACTTTCAGAAGACGTCCGAGACCTCGTTGGAGCTGCTCTGGAATTGTTTTAA
- a CDS encoding T9SS type A sorting domain-containing protein yields the protein MKIIYLIVFLICANTFSQNFSSIEEAMENASKKSENFKEYAVFEQSTQKINSSLRDIAPDIQSIYVNKLALTTIQKETPEFIHFYVYHQGDTLSVKMQRHQVLTDDFKVRNQDGDILKYKPGLYYRGIVNNDFKSLAVFSFFDETVNGIISIPSKGNRIVAQLLNKDQFVIYNDAKMTMDHDFSCQVYEIEHFGNLVPQTDFSNSTSASANCVKVFYELTNDIYVNNSSSTSLTLNWLTSVHNIVATLYSNSDIPTALSEVLIWQVEDPYTGDNIDKLIFFRENRIAFNGDIAHLLDLPATGGVAYIDSLCQDFNHAFSGLFLNYQELPTYSFTVMIISHEMGHSLGSPHTHACFWNGDNTAIDACGPNNGFSEGCDDAEIPSEGGTIMSYCYLDATGTNLALGFHPQVEAYMNSNIDTKSCLGTDCINSCTRTIAGVTVSQSNENSFTVNIEDVISNSWIYRIYEQNTVPGPINSTNSNSILFNEDVKPNTYYIIQVANNCSSGDVGGSFQSNYLTDDDWCSGRLFTDIGGLNGNYPNNHNFLKTFYPEDSADKISLTVNDFDLEDGADFMTIYDGESINSPIFLEGENLTGNNLTTTYFEASNTTGAITVSFTSNFANANNSGWEILVSCETLSTLEFSEDDIAIYPNPFNDKLFITSNVNFDKVLIYDINGKQVYKKNIESLSENYLNLNQLNTGIYFLELISKDSSYIKRIIKR from the coding sequence ATGAAAATAATTTATTTAATAGTTTTTTTAATATGTGCTAATACTTTCTCTCAGAACTTCTCATCCATTGAAGAAGCAATGGAAAATGCTAGTAAAAAAAGTGAAAACTTTAAAGAGTATGCTGTTTTTGAGCAGTCTACACAAAAAATAAATTCTTCACTTAGAGACATTGCCCCAGACATCCAGTCTATTTATGTAAATAAATTAGCTCTTACAACTATTCAAAAAGAAACCCCTGAGTTTATTCACTTTTATGTTTACCATCAAGGGGATACATTATCTGTTAAAATGCAAAGACATCAAGTTTTAACAGATGACTTTAAAGTTCGTAATCAAGACGGCGACATTTTGAAATACAAACCCGGACTATATTACCGTGGAATAGTTAATAATGACTTTAAATCTTTAGCTGTTTTTAGTTTTTTCGATGAAACTGTGAATGGAATAATTTCAATCCCCTCTAAAGGGAATAGAATTGTCGCTCAGCTTCTTAATAAAGATCAATTTGTCATATACAACGATGCGAAAATGACTATGGACCACGATTTTTCTTGTCAAGTATATGAAATTGAACACTTTGGAAATTTAGTCCCTCAGACAGATTTTTCAAATAGTACTTCTGCCTCTGCAAATTGCGTTAAAGTATTTTATGAACTGACGAATGATATTTATGTAAACAATTCTTCATCTACGAGTTTAACTTTAAACTGGTTAACATCGGTGCATAATATTGTTGCAACATTGTATAGTAATTCCGATATTCCAACTGCATTAAGTGAAGTCTTAATTTGGCAAGTTGAAGACCCATATACAGGAGACAATATAGATAAATTGATTTTTTTCAGAGAGAATAGAATTGCATTTAATGGGGACATAGCTCATCTCTTAGACTTACCAGCAACTGGAGGTGTTGCTTATATAGATAGTTTGTGTCAAGATTTTAACCATGCCTTTTCAGGACTATTTTTAAATTATCAAGAATTACCCACTTATTCATTTACAGTAATGATTATATCACACGAGATGGGCCATTCTCTGGGATCGCCTCATACTCATGCGTGTTTTTGGAATGGGGACAATACAGCCATTGATGCCTGTGGTCCAAATAATGGATTTTCAGAAGGATGTGATGATGCCGAGATACCATCAGAAGGGGGGACTATAATGAGCTATTGCTATCTTGATGCAACTGGAACCAACCTTGCCTTGGGATTTCATCCGCAGGTTGAAGCATACATGAACAGTAATATCGATACAAAATCATGTCTTGGCACTGACTGTATAAATTCATGCACAAGAACTATTGCAGGAGTGACTGTAAGCCAATCTAATGAAAACTCTTTTACTGTAAATATCGAAGATGTTATCTCTAATTCTTGGATATATAGAATTTATGAACAAAATACAGTTCCTGGTCCTATCAATTCTACCAATAGCAATTCAATCCTATTTAACGAAGATGTAAAGCCCAACACGTATTATATAATCCAAGTAGCTAATAATTGCTCTAGCGGTGATGTGGGCGGATCATTTCAATCAAATTATCTAACTGATGATGATTGGTGTTCTGGAAGACTATTTACAGATATAGGAGGTTTAAATGGTAATTACCCGAATAATCATAATTTCCTAAAAACATTCTATCCTGAAGATTCTGCAGATAAGATTAGTTTGACTGTAAATGATTTTGATCTTGAAGATGGAGCTGATTTTATGACGATTTACGATGGAGAATCTATCAACTCACCTATATTTTTGGAGGGTGAGAATCTTACTGGAAATAATTTAACGACAACTTATTTCGAGGCTTCCAATACCACTGGTGCTATTACTGTAAGTTTTACATCCAACTTTGCAAATGCTAATAATTCTGGATGGGAGATTTTAGTTTCTTGTGAGACTCTATCAACACTAGAGTTCTCTGAAGATGATATCGCTATCTATCCAAACCCTTTTAATGATAAATTATTCATCACTTCTAATGTAAATTTCGATAAAGTATTGATATATGACATAAATGGTAAGCAAGTTTATAAAAAAAACATTGAGTCTCTATCAGAAAATTATCTGAACTTGAATCAGCTGAATACAGGCATCTACTTTCTTGAGTTGATTAGCAAAGACTCTTCTTATATAAAAAGAATCATCAAAAGATAA
- a CDS encoding dienelactone hydrolase family protein: protein MENDGRTFYNFVVYPEVSQKAKVILVIHENRGLNDWARRFADEMAAKGFIAIAPDLLSSTSENMSKTSDFENSDAARNALYELNSKQVTSDLDAVFDYARSIPAGNGEISVVGFCWGGSQSFSYATHNPDLEEAIVFYGTAPKDKADLAKIQVPVYAFYGGNDARVNATIPKTEEGMNQLGNFYDYDIYLGGRHGFMRSGAQPDASLENSQAREKAWDRLLKILK from the coding sequence TTGGAGAATGATGGGCGCACCTTCTACAATTTTGTCGTTTATCCAGAAGTATCCCAAAAAGCAAAAGTGATTTTAGTCATTCATGAAAATAGAGGGCTAAACGACTGGGCAAGACGTTTTGCAGATGAGATGGCTGCTAAAGGATTTATAGCCATAGCTCCAGATTTATTATCCAGCACTTCAGAAAATATGTCCAAAACTAGCGATTTTGAAAATTCTGATGCTGCTCGTAATGCCTTATATGAATTGAACTCAAAGCAAGTAACTTCAGATTTGGATGCTGTCTTCGACTATGCTAGATCTATTCCTGCAGGAAATGGAGAAATTTCTGTCGTTGGATTTTGTTGGGGGGGCTCACAAAGTTTTAGCTATGCTACTCACAATCCAGATTTGGAAGAGGCTATTGTCTTTTACGGTACTGCTCCAAAAGATAAAGCAGATCTAGCAAAGATTCAAGTTCCAGTATACGCATTTTATGGAGGTAACGATGCTAGAGTAAATGCAACTATACCAAAAACAGAAGAAGGTATGAATCAACTTGGAAATTTTTATGACTATGACATCTACCTAGGTGGCCGACATGGGTTTATGAGAAGTGGTGCACAACCAGACGCCTCTTTGGAAAATAGCCAAGCTAGAGAAAAGGCATGGGATCGGCTTTTAAAGATTTTAAAATAG
- a CDS encoding DUF3307 domain-containing protein, protein MTTILLQFLLAHFLGDFVLQANKWVKDKEEKGLKSIYLWLHIGIHFLLMFVFTAFKIKLIPVIVAIGFSHLIIDVIKIKLKHRLPASYLFFGDQLLHLLILVGALGIYFDINWISFLNPSEQWMIWILAFIMLTSVSAVILKVALSKWDLKTFDGEALEKAGLYIGILERLFIFGFVVMEYWAGIGFLIAAKSIFRFSDLSRSKDRKLTEYVLIGTLLSYGLAIVIALGALWVLRQ, encoded by the coding sequence ATGACAACGATTTTACTTCAATTCTTACTAGCACACTTTTTGGGAGATTTTGTCTTGCAAGCTAACAAGTGGGTAAAAGATAAAGAAGAAAAAGGATTGAAGTCTATCTACTTATGGCTGCATATAGGTATTCACTTCCTTTTGATGTTTGTTTTTACAGCTTTTAAGATCAAATTAATTCCAGTCATCGTAGCTATTGGATTTAGTCATTTAATCATAGATGTCATTAAAATAAAACTAAAGCATCGCTTACCGGCTTCCTATCTTTTTTTTGGAGATCAATTGTTGCACCTTCTTATTCTTGTAGGGGCACTAGGGATTTATTTTGACATCAATTGGATTAGCTTTTTAAATCCTTCAGAGCAATGGATGATATGGATTTTAGCTTTTATAATGCTTACTTCCGTTTCTGCTGTTATTTTGAAAGTAGCTTTATCCAAATGGGATCTCAAAACCTTCGATGGTGAAGCTCTGGAGAAGGCAGGCTTATATATAGGGATATTAGAACGTTTATTCATTTTTGGATTTGTAGTTATGGAGTATTGGGCTGGTATAGGGTTTTTGATTGCAGCTAAATCTATATTTCGCTTTAGCGATCTATCTAGATCTAAGGACAGAAAGCTAACAGAATATGTGCTTATTGGGACCTTGTTGAGTTACGGACTCGCTATTGTTATTGCTTTAGGAGCTTTATGGGTCCTTCGGCAGTAG
- a CDS encoding PPK2 family polyphosphate kinase: MTKKANEFQVTSKINLRKTPTSLTPKKGDKKMKKELEKVRRELGDLQNILYAHGKYSVLVCIQGMDTSGKDSLIREVFKDFNIRGIIAHSFKKPTLQELKHDFLWRHYKALPARGKYAVFNRSHYENIIISRVHPEIILNENNPYINSIEDITEEFWTKRIQQIKNFENTISSNGCIIFKFYLHISKEEQKHRLLRRLNKPDKNWKFAPEDIEERKLWEDYSLNYEKAINETSTKSAPWYVIPSDHKDQARLLVAKILKEKMSSYKDIQNPSLPPHLEMKLDEYKKILKE; this comes from the coding sequence ATGACCAAAAAAGCAAACGAATTTCAAGTCACTTCAAAGATAAATTTAAGAAAAACCCCCACTTCTTTAACTCCAAAAAAGGGAGATAAAAAAATGAAAAAAGAGTTGGAAAAAGTAAGGAGAGAATTAGGTGATTTGCAGAATATACTTTACGCTCACGGAAAATATTCTGTACTTGTTTGTATACAAGGCATGGATACTTCAGGAAAAGATAGCTTAATTCGTGAGGTGTTTAAAGACTTCAACATTAGAGGGATTATTGCTCACAGTTTCAAAAAACCAACATTACAAGAACTTAAGCATGATTTCCTTTGGAGACATTATAAAGCTTTGCCTGCTCGTGGAAAGTATGCCGTCTTCAATCGGTCACATTACGAAAATATTATTATCTCAAGAGTTCACCCAGAAATTATTCTCAATGAAAACAATCCATACATCAACTCTATTGAAGACATAACTGAAGAGTTTTGGACCAAAAGAATTCAGCAAATTAAAAATTTTGAAAATACTATCAGTAGCAATGGGTGTATCATCTTCAAATTTTATTTACACATTTCTAAAGAGGAACAAAAACATAGGCTTTTGAGGAGATTAAATAAGCCAGATAAAAACTGGAAATTCGCCCCAGAAGATATAGAAGAGCGCAAATTGTGGGAGGATTATAGTCTAAACTATGAGAAAGCCATTAATGAAACCTCCACAAAAAGTGCTCCATGGTATGTCATCCCTTCAGATCATAAAGATCAAGCCCGGCTATTGGTTGCTAAAATTTTAAAAGAAAAAATGTCGTCTTACAAGGATATTCAAAATCCAAGCTTGCCTCCTCATTTGGAAATGAAGCTAGATGAATACAAAAAAATATTAAAAGAGTAA
- a CDS encoding phospholipase A: protein MKTKILILFIFAFQISHSQSIFGEDKVITKSMSERWELDDEDKNGTFKLTYYNPVYVLPTRWSNNPNELPQSENPENSFEDPENYNQIEAKFQLSLKTKLIQSFLFGHGDIWLGYTQLANWQVYNDPISRPFRELNYEPELIVNFPLNITLFGLDLRMAGFAFNHQSNGRDLPRSRSWNRLVFHAAFERDNFQMYLRPWIRIESSDKDDNPSIENYIGRLEATFIYNINKHSLLVIGKNAMDFDENRGSLEVNYLYSVKSNLRLHLQVFTGYGETLIDYNHKQTTIGLGVSFIDW from the coding sequence ATGAAAACTAAAATTCTCATATTATTTATTTTTGCATTTCAAATTAGCCATTCTCAATCCATATTTGGAGAGGATAAAGTCATTACAAAAAGCATGTCAGAGCGCTGGGAATTAGATGATGAAGATAAAAATGGGACCTTTAAATTAACTTATTACAATCCTGTGTATGTTTTACCCACACGATGGTCCAACAACCCGAACGAACTACCACAAAGTGAAAACCCAGAGAATAGCTTTGAAGACCCTGAAAATTATAATCAGATAGAAGCCAAATTTCAATTGAGTTTAAAAACTAAGCTCATTCAATCCTTTTTATTCGGTCATGGTGATATATGGTTAGGTTACACTCAGTTAGCAAATTGGCAAGTTTACAACGACCCCATCTCAAGACCTTTTAGAGAATTAAATTATGAGCCTGAACTTATTGTCAACTTTCCGCTCAACATCACTCTATTTGGGCTGGATTTGAGAATGGCTGGTTTTGCCTTTAATCATCAATCCAATGGTAGAGATTTACCAAGATCTAGAAGCTGGAATAGATTAGTATTCCATGCCGCTTTCGAAAGAGATAACTTTCAAATGTACCTAAGACCATGGATAAGAATAGAAAGTTCCGACAAGGACGACAACCCTTCTATAGAAAATTATATAGGTCGTCTGGAAGCCACTTTTATATATAATATAAATAAGCATAGCTTATTAGTTATTGGAAAAAATGCAATGGATTTTGATGAAAACCGAGGGAGTTTGGAGGTTAACTATTTATATTCTGTAAAATCTAATCTTAGACTTCACTTACAAGTATTTACTGGCTATGGAGAAACCTTGATCGATTATAATCACAAGCAAACGACCATTGGTCTTGGAGTTTCCTTTATAGACTGGTAA
- a CDS encoding DEAD/DEAH box helicase encodes MLFKSLGLSEALVKAVSSQGYDTPTPIQEKSIPAVLEGKDVLASAQTGTGKTAGFTLPLLQLLSQTPPLRNRPVRALILTPTRELAAQVHQSVKDYGKFVDLRSTVIFGGVNQKSQVSTLRNGVDVLVATPGRLIDLNNQGLLSLAKVEILVLDEADRMLDMGFLRDIKKIMKLIPKQRQTLLFSATFSREIRSLASEFLKNPVSVESTPENTTVEAIEQQVYRVAKEKKTDLLIKLISEGNWEQVLVFSRTKHGANKLAKKLEAAKIGAAAIHGNKSQGARTKALAGFKSGSVKVLVATDIASRGLDIPLLPYVVNFELPNVSEDYVHRIGRTGRAGASGLAVSLVSADETVFLKDIEKLIGDKIPMDIIEGFEPDPNASTKPFNPQQRGRKPQSNSRSGQSNRPQREKSGSSRQSSNKPRR; translated from the coding sequence ATGTTATTTAAGTCATTAGGACTCTCTGAAGCTCTTGTAAAAGCTGTAAGCTCACAAGGCTATGATACCCCAACACCTATCCAAGAAAAATCGATCCCTGCAGTATTGGAAGGGAAAGATGTTTTGGCATCTGCCCAAACAGGGACGGGTAAAACCGCAGGTTTTACTTTACCCCTACTCCAATTGCTATCTCAAACACCACCCTTAAGAAATAGACCTGTTCGTGCATTAATTTTGACACCAACCCGAGAGTTGGCTGCCCAAGTTCATCAAAGCGTAAAAGACTATGGGAAATTTGTTGATTTAAGATCTACCGTTATTTTTGGTGGTGTCAATCAAAAGTCTCAAGTGTCTACCCTTCGAAATGGAGTAGATGTTTTAGTTGCAACTCCAGGTCGACTTATAGATTTGAACAATCAGGGTTTATTATCTCTCGCAAAAGTTGAAATCCTAGTTTTGGATGAAGCAGACCGTATGCTTGATATGGGCTTTTTAAGAGATATCAAAAAAATAATGAAACTTATTCCAAAACAAAGGCAAACTCTACTGTTCTCTGCTACGTTTTCTAGAGAAATAAGATCGCTAGCGAGTGAGTTTTTGAAAAACCCTGTGTCTGTAGAATCCACTCCTGAAAATACGACTGTGGAAGCTATTGAGCAGCAAGTCTATCGCGTTGCTAAAGAAAAAAAGACAGACTTGTTGATAAAATTAATTTCTGAAGGGAATTGGGAGCAAGTTCTTGTGTTTTCAAGAACTAAACACGGCGCTAATAAGTTAGCTAAGAAATTGGAAGCTGCTAAAATAGGAGCTGCTGCTATTCATGGTAATAAAAGCCAAGGTGCTAGAACCAAAGCTTTAGCGGGTTTTAAAAGTGGTAGTGTAAAAGTATTAGTAGCCACAGATATCGCTTCTCGTGGATTAGATATTCCATTATTACCCTATGTAGTCAATTTTGAATTACCTAATGTATCTGAAGATTACGTGCATAGAATTGGAAGAACAGGAAGAGCAGGTGCCAGTGGACTTGCCGTTTCTCTAGTAAGTGCAGACGAAACCGTTTTTCTAAAAGATATTGAAAAGTTAATTGGTGATAAAATCCCTATGGATATTATTGAAGGTTTTGAGCCAGACCCTAACGCTTCCACCAAACCTTTTAATCCTCAGCAGCGAGGAAGAAAACCACAATCCAATTCTCGTTCTGGACAATCTAATAGACCTCAAAGAGAAAAATCTGGTAGCTCTAGACAAAGTTCGAACAAGCCAAGGCGATAA
- a CDS encoding VF530 family DNA-binding protein — MSVQKNNPLHGITLEQILTDLEAFYGWEYLGVTINIRCFKENPSVKSSLKFLRKTPWARTKVEQLYLKFQREING; from the coding sequence ATGAGCGTTCAAAAGAATAACCCTTTGCACGGCATTACTTTAGAGCAAATCTTAACCGATTTGGAAGCTTTTTATGGGTGGGAATACCTTGGAGTGACTATCAACATACGGTGTTTTAAAGAAAACCCTTCTGTAAAATCTAGCCTTAAGTTTCTTCGTAAAACCCCTTGGGCAAGAACTAAAGTAGAGCAGTTATATCTGAAGTTTCAAAGAGAAATTAATGGATAA
- a CDS encoding DinB family protein produces the protein MDKAPPEYWLRGSIKGVPDLLQPAAHALLQSKLEAYKYTKSFDETLLWKTPHSRASVGFHLQHITGVLDRMLSYAQEKSLSEVQFKELENEGVPNAEITIDTLCRNFDTKVEKAIDYFKKLHHTELTSKRCVGRQELPSTLIGVLFHAAEHSQRHIGQLLVTVSSLKSKDSEAKSALL, from the coding sequence ATGGATAAGGCTCCACCAGAATATTGGCTTAGGGGCTCTATTAAAGGTGTTCCAGATTTATTACAGCCTGCTGCTCATGCCTTATTACAATCCAAACTAGAAGCCTACAAATATACTAAGTCATTTGATGAAACCTTGCTTTGGAAAACGCCTCATAGTAGAGCAAGTGTTGGATTTCACTTACAGCATATCACCGGAGTTTTAGACAGAATGCTATCCTACGCGCAAGAAAAAAGTTTATCTGAAGTTCAATTTAAGGAATTAGAAAACGAAGGTGTCCCTAATGCTGAAATTACAATAGATACCTTATGTCGTAACTTCGATACTAAAGTGGAAAAGGCGATAGACTATTTTAAAAAACTTCACCATACCGAATTAACCAGTAAGCGATGTGTTGGTAGACAAGAATTACCATCCACACTTATTGGAGTCTTATTTCATGCTGCTGAACATAGTCAACGTCATATTGGACAACTTCTCGTCACTGTAAGTAGTCTTAAATCTAAAGATAGTGAGGCGAAATCTGCTCTTCTTTAG